In Variovorax sp. J2L1-78, the following are encoded in one genomic region:
- the rplX gene encoding 50S ribosomal protein L24: MNKIRKGDQVIVLAGRDKGKRGTVSLRTDDSYLIVDGVNIVKKHAKPNPLKGTTGGIVEKTMPIHQSNVAIFNAATGKADRVGIKVADGKRVRVFKSSGDEIKIA; the protein is encoded by the coding sequence ATGAACAAGATTCGCAAAGGCGACCAGGTCATCGTGTTGGCCGGGCGCGACAAGGGCAAGCGCGGCACGGTGTCGCTGCGCACCGACGACTCCTACCTGATCGTCGACGGCGTCAACATCGTCAAGAAGCACGCCAAGCCGAACCCGCTCAAGGGTACGACCGGTGGCATCGTCGAGAAGACCATGCCCATCCACCAATCGAACGTGGCGATCTTCAATGCCGCGACCGGCAAGGCCGATCGCGTGGGCATCAAGGTCGCGGACGGCAAGCGCGTTCGCGTCTTCAAGTCCAGCGGCGACGAAATCAAGATCGCCTAA
- the rplN gene encoding 50S ribosomal protein L14 translates to MIQTESRLDVADNTGAKSVLCIKVLGGSKRRYASVGDVIKVSIKEAAPRGRVKKGEIYSAVVVRTAKGIRRADGSLVKFDGNAAVLLNAKLEPIGTRIFGPVTRELRTEKFMKIVSLAPEVL, encoded by the coding sequence ATGATCCAAACTGAATCCCGGCTCGACGTGGCCGACAACACGGGCGCGAAATCCGTCCTGTGTATCAAGGTGCTCGGTGGCTCCAAGCGGCGCTATGCCAGCGTGGGCGACGTCATCAAGGTCAGCATCAAAGAGGCTGCTCCTCGTGGGCGCGTCAAGAAGGGCGAGATCTACAGCGCCGTCGTGGTGCGTACCGCCAAGGGCATCCGTCGCGCCGACGGCTCGCTCGTCAAGTTCGACGGCAATGCCGCCGTGCTGCTCAACGCCAAGCTGGAGCCGATCGGCACCCGCATCTTCGGACCCGTGACGCGCGAACTGCGTACCGAGAAGTTCATGAAGATCGTCTCGCTGGCTCCCGAAGTTCTGTAA
- the proC gene encoding pyrroline-5-carboxylate reductase, with the protein MSDLTPAALPAIAFIGGGNMASAILGGLLRQGLPTASVEVVEPFEDARARLARDFGITPQPSASAALGRCQVVVWAVKPQTFADAARPVRAFTPGALHLSVAAGIPSESIAGWLGTDNVVRAMPNTPALVGQGMSGLFARPAVSADGRRLVEQVLAPTGQLLWVDTESALDAVTAVSGSGPAYVFYFIEAMTEAGIEMGLPPAQAQQLAIGTFTGASALAQASTEPPSVLRERVTSKGGTTYAALSAMEAAGVKAQFKTAIRAAEQRARELAAEFGRA; encoded by the coding sequence ATGTCCGATCTCACCCCTGCCGCCCTGCCCGCCATCGCCTTCATCGGGGGGGGCAACATGGCCAGCGCCATCCTGGGCGGCCTGCTTCGGCAGGGCCTGCCGACCGCCTCGGTGGAGGTGGTCGAGCCTTTCGAAGACGCGCGCGCGCGCTTGGCCCGCGACTTCGGCATCACGCCGCAGCCCAGCGCCAGTGCCGCGCTGGGGCGCTGCCAGGTCGTGGTCTGGGCCGTCAAGCCCCAGACCTTCGCCGACGCCGCGCGTCCCGTGCGCGCCTTCACCCCGGGCGCGCTGCACCTGAGCGTGGCGGCCGGCATTCCGTCGGAGAGCATCGCGGGCTGGCTAGGCACCGACAACGTCGTGCGCGCCATGCCCAACACCCCCGCGCTCGTCGGCCAGGGGATGAGCGGCCTGTTCGCCCGGCCCGCCGTGAGCGCCGACGGGCGCCGCCTGGTCGAACAGGTGCTGGCGCCGACCGGACAACTGCTGTGGGTCGACACCGAAAGCGCGCTCGACGCCGTCACGGCCGTTTCCGGTTCGGGCCCGGCCTATGTCTTCTATTTCATTGAGGCGATGACCGAGGCCGGCATCGAGATGGGCCTGCCGCCGGCGCAGGCCCAGCAACTGGCCATCGGCACCTTCACCGGCGCGTCTGCGCTGGCACAGGCCTCGACCGAGCCACCGTCGGTGCTGCGCGAGCGCGTGACGTCCAAGGGCGGCACCACCTACGCGGCGCTGAGCGCGATGGAGGCGGCGGGCGTCAAGGCGCAGTTCAAGACCGCGATCCGCGCGGCCGAGCAGCGCGCACGCGAGCTGGCGGCGGAATTCGGTCGCGCCTGA
- the ubiA gene encoding 4-hydroxybenzoate octaprenyltransferase, whose product MKAGGRLALYLDLIRWNRPAGWLLLLWPTLGALWFAAGGWPGWRLLAVFVGGTVLMRSAGCCVNDVADRDFDRHVKRTAQRPVTSGAISVREALGLGAVLALIAFGLALTTNAAVIVWAFVGLAVTLAYPFAKRFVSLPQAVLGIAFSIGIPMAFCAAGGAAVPASEAFTRVPGIGWLLLLGNLGWVLAYDTEYAMVDRDDDLKIGMKTSAITFGRFDVAAVMLCYAVFLALWGAVGLRAGLGVAFALGLAAAAVQVAWHWRLIRDRTREGCFRAFRLNHWVGFAVFAGIVADYAVR is encoded by the coding sequence GTGAAGGCTGGCGGGCGCCTGGCGCTGTACCTCGACTTGATCCGTTGGAACCGGCCTGCCGGGTGGCTGCTGCTGCTGTGGCCGACGCTGGGCGCCCTGTGGTTCGCCGCGGGCGGCTGGCCTGGCTGGCGTCTGCTGGCCGTCTTCGTGGGGGGCACGGTGCTCATGCGCAGCGCGGGCTGTTGCGTCAACGACGTGGCCGACCGCGACTTCGACCGGCACGTCAAGCGCACGGCCCAGCGGCCGGTGACCAGCGGCGCCATTTCGGTCAGGGAAGCGCTCGGTCTGGGCGCCGTGCTGGCGCTGATCGCTTTCGGGCTGGCGCTGACGACCAATGCGGCGGTGATCGTCTGGGCCTTCGTGGGCCTGGCGGTGACGCTGGCCTACCCCTTCGCCAAGCGCTTCGTCTCGCTGCCGCAGGCGGTGCTGGGCATCGCGTTCTCGATCGGCATCCCGATGGCCTTCTGCGCCGCTGGCGGCGCGGCGGTGCCGGCGTCGGAGGCGTTCACGCGGGTGCCGGGCATCGGCTGGCTGCTGCTGCTGGGCAACCTGGGTTGGGTGCTGGCCTACGACACCGAGTACGCCATGGTCGACCGCGACGACGACCTGAAGATCGGCATGAAAACCTCGGCGATCACTTTCGGGCGCTTCGATGTGGCGGCCGTGATGCTCTGCTATGCCGTCTTTCTGGCGCTCTGGGGGGCTGTCGGCCTTCGTGCCGGGCTGGGCGTTGCCTTCGCGCTGGGGCTGGCCGCGGCGGCGGTGCAGGTCGCCTGGCACTGGCGCCTGATCCGCGATCGCACGCGCGAGGGCTGCTTCCGGGCCTTCCGGCTGAACCACTGGGTCGGGTTCGCCGTCTTCGCCGGCATCGTGGCGGACTACGCGGTCCGCTGA
- a CDS encoding Dps family protein, giving the protein MAKAPNKPQKKTKSPITSAPAAGAGKVPAKGGASVAQESGSRNAPIINIGIDRQDRAAIAEGLSRVLADTYTLYLTTHNFHWNVTGPHFNSLHAMFMGQYTELWTSTDVIAERIRALGHYAPGSYAEFSKIATVPDVPPVPPKAMEMVRILVKGHETVSRIAREFIPVAEEAGDDPTADMLTARCTVHDQTAWMLRSLLEE; this is encoded by the coding sequence ATGGCCAAAGCACCCAACAAGCCCCAGAAAAAGACCAAGTCTCCGATCACGTCCGCCCCGGCGGCCGGTGCCGGCAAGGTGCCCGCCAAGGGCGGTGCCAGCGTGGCGCAGGAGTCGGGCAGCCGCAATGCGCCGATCATCAACATCGGCATCGACCGGCAGGACCGCGCGGCGATCGCCGAAGGCCTGAGCCGCGTGCTGGCCGACACGTACACGCTGTACCTGACCACGCACAACTTCCACTGGAACGTGACGGGCCCGCACTTCAACTCGCTGCACGCCATGTTCATGGGCCAGTACACCGAACTGTGGACGTCGACCGACGTCATCGCCGAGCGCATCCGTGCCCTGGGCCACTACGCGCCGGGCTCGTACGCCGAGTTCAGCAAGATCGCGACGGTGCCCGACGTGCCGCCGGTGCCGCCCAAGGCCATGGAGATGGTGCGCATCCTGGTGAAGGGCCACGAGACCGTGTCCCGCATCGCCCGCGAGTTCATCCCCGTGGCCGAGGAAGCCGGCGACGACCCGACCGCCGACATGCTGACCGCGCGCTGCACGGTGCACGACCAGACGGCGTGGATGCTGCGTTCGCTGCTCGAGGAGTGA
- a CDS encoding LysR substrate-binding domain-containing protein, with the protein MTLTELKYIVAVARERHFGKAADACYVSQPTLSVAIKKLEDELEVKLFERSAGEVTVTPLGEQIVQQAQSVLDQAASIKEIAKRGKDPLAGALNLGIIYTIGPYLLPDLVRQNIARTPQMPLMLQENFTVKLLEMLRAGEIDCAIMAEPFPDTGLAVAPLYDEPFVAVLPTSHPLAVRESISSDELKNETMLLLGTGHCFRDHVLEVCPEFARFSSNAEGIRKSFEGSSLETIKHMVASGMGVTLVPRLSVPAEALKPKARSRKEPEPMVRYLPIHDGEGREPPMRRVVLAWRRSFTRYEAIAALRNAVYACELPGVKRLS; encoded by the coding sequence GTGACCCTCACCGAACTCAAATACATCGTCGCGGTCGCCCGGGAGCGCCATTTCGGCAAGGCGGCCGACGCCTGCTACGTCTCGCAGCCGACCTTGTCGGTGGCGATCAAGAAGCTCGAGGACGAGCTCGAAGTCAAGCTCTTCGAGCGCAGCGCCGGCGAAGTGACGGTCACGCCGCTGGGCGAGCAGATCGTGCAGCAGGCGCAGAGCGTGCTCGACCAGGCCGCCAGCATCAAGGAGATCGCCAAGCGCGGCAAGGACCCGCTGGCGGGCGCCCTGAACCTCGGCATCATCTACACCATCGGGCCGTACCTCTTGCCCGACCTGGTGCGCCAGAACATCGCGCGCACGCCGCAGATGCCGCTGATGCTGCAGGAGAACTTCACCGTCAAGCTGCTGGAGATGCTGCGGGCCGGCGAGATCGACTGCGCCATCATGGCCGAGCCCTTCCCGGACACCGGCCTGGCCGTGGCGCCGCTCTACGACGAGCCCTTCGTCGCGGTGCTGCCTACCAGCCATCCGCTGGCGGTGCGCGAGTCGATCAGCTCGGACGAGCTCAAGAACGAGACGATGCTGCTGCTGGGCACCGGCCATTGCTTCCGCGACCACGTGCTCGAGGTGTGCCCCGAGTTCGCGCGCTTCTCGAGCAACGCCGAGGGCATCCGCAAGAGCTTCGAGGGCTCGTCGCTGGAAACCATCAAGCACATGGTGGCCTCGGGCATGGGCGTGACGCTGGTGCCGCGGCTGTCGGTCCCGGCCGAGGCGCTCAAGCCGAAGGCGCGCAGCCGCAAGGAGCCCGAACCGATGGTGCGCTACCTGCCCATCCATGACGGCGAAGGGCGCGAGCCGCCGATGCGGCGCGTGGTGCTGGCCTGGCGCCGCAGCTTCACCCGCTACGAGGCGATCGCTGCGCTGCGCAATGCGGTCTACGCCTGCGAATTGCCGGGGGTCAAGCGCCTGTCCTGA
- the recG gene encoding ATP-dependent DNA helicase RecG encodes MSPGTGPSLVQRALRKLGLLRDIDFALYLPMRYEDETRIVRLADLRDGDMGQIEAVVTESEVSFRPRRQLVVTVDDGSDTCQLRFFNFYPSQQKQLAVGARVRVRGEVRGGFLGRQMMHPTVKAAGTVLPDALTPVYSTIAGLAQPVLRREVRAGLARAVLDETVPAQIGLRGAWPLRDALNFLHYPTPDVSIAALEDHSHPAWQRLKAEELLAQQLSQLQARRERAAQRAPVLAPSPAADSLHARLLAVLPFALTGAQQRVGEEITHDLARTAPMHRLLQGDVGSGKTVVAALAAARCIDAGFQCALMAPTEILAAQHFGKLIGWLDPLLAERGLRVAWLTGSQKKKERDVMSAAVESGEAALVIGTHAVISEKVRFKRLALAVIDEQHRFGVAQRLALRGKAVGDLEPHLLMMSATPIPRTLAMSYYADLDVSTLDELPPGRTPIVTKLVAEHRRDEVIDRIRHQLAQGRQVYWVCPLIEESEAVDLRNATETRDELAGMLGDAVQVGLLHSRMPTAEKQDVMARFTANTVHVLVSTTVIEVGVDVPNASLMVIEHAERFGLSQLHQLRGRVGRGAAASACVLLYAPNEGGRVGETARARLRAMAETSDGFEIARRDLEIRGPGEFLGAKQSGAPLLRFADLTDDALLLDWARELAPKMLDQHPELAQKHVDRWLGSKAEYLKA; translated from the coding sequence GTGTCCCCGGGGACGGGCCCGAGCCTCGTGCAGCGGGCGCTGCGCAAGCTCGGCCTGCTGCGCGACATCGACTTCGCGCTCTATCTGCCGATGCGCTACGAGGACGAGACCCGCATCGTCCGCCTGGCCGACCTGCGCGACGGCGACATGGGCCAGATCGAGGCGGTGGTGACCGAGAGCGAGGTGAGCTTCCGGCCCCGCCGCCAGCTGGTCGTGACGGTCGACGACGGCAGCGACACCTGCCAGCTGCGCTTCTTCAATTTCTATCCGTCGCAGCAGAAGCAGCTCGCCGTTGGCGCCCGGGTGCGCGTGCGGGGCGAGGTGCGCGGCGGCTTCCTCGGGCGGCAGATGATGCACCCGACGGTGAAGGCCGCCGGCACCGTGCTGCCCGATGCGCTGACGCCGGTCTACTCCACCATCGCGGGCCTGGCGCAACCGGTGCTGCGGCGCGAGGTGCGCGCGGGCCTGGCGCGCGCCGTGCTCGACGAAACGGTGCCCGCGCAGATCGGCCTGCGCGGCGCGTGGCCGCTGCGGGATGCGCTCAACTTCCTGCACTACCCGACGCCCGACGTGTCGATCGCCGCGCTGGAAGACCACAGCCACCCGGCCTGGCAGCGCCTGAAGGCCGAAGAGCTGCTGGCGCAGCAGCTGTCGCAACTGCAGGCGCGGCGCGAGCGGGCGGCGCAGCGCGCGCCGGTGCTGGCGCCGTCGCCGGCCGCAGATTCGCTGCACGCGCGACTCCTGGCGGTGCTGCCCTTCGCGCTCACCGGCGCACAGCAGCGCGTGGGCGAGGAGATCACGCACGACCTCGCGCGCACGGCGCCGATGCATCGCCTGCTGCAGGGCGACGTCGGTTCGGGCAAGACGGTGGTGGCCGCGCTCGCGGCGGCGCGCTGCATTGATGCGGGCTTCCAGTGCGCGCTGATGGCGCCGACCGAGATCCTTGCGGCGCAGCACTTCGGCAAGCTGATCGGCTGGCTCGACCCGCTGCTGGCCGAGCGCGGCCTGCGCGTGGCCTGGCTCACCGGCAGCCAGAAGAAGAAGGAACGCGACGTGATGAGTGCGGCCGTCGAGAGCGGCGAGGCGGCGCTGGTGATCGGCACGCATGCCGTGATCTCCGAGAAGGTGCGCTTCAAGCGCCTGGCGCTGGCCGTCATCGACGAGCAGCACCGCTTCGGTGTCGCGCAGCGGCTGGCCTTGCGCGGGAAGGCCGTTGGCGACCTCGAGCCCCATCTGCTGATGATGAGCGCCACGCCCATTCCGCGCACGCTCGCTATGAGCTACTACGCCGACCTCGATGTCTCCACCCTCGACGAGCTGCCGCCCGGCCGCACGCCCATCGTCACCAAGCTGGTGGCCGAGCACCGGCGCGACGAGGTCATCGACCGCATCCGCCACCAGTTGGCGCAGGGGCGGCAGGTGTACTGGGTCTGTCCGTTGATCGAGGAGAGCGAGGCGGTGGACCTGCGCAACGCCACCGAGACACGCGACGAGCTCGCCGGCATGCTGGGTGATGCGGTGCAGGTCGGCCTCTTGCATTCGCGCATGCCGACGGCCGAGAAGCAGGACGTGATGGCGCGCTTCACGGCCAATACGGTGCACGTGCTGGTGAGCACGACGGTGATCGAAGTCGGTGTGGATGTGCCCAACGCTTCGCTGATGGTGATCGAGCATGCGGAGCGCTTCGGGTTGTCGCAGTTGCACCAGCTGCGCGGGCGTGTGGGACGCGGCGCCGCGGCGTCGGCCTGCGTGCTGTTGTACGCGCCGAACGAAGGCGGGCGCGTGGGGGAGACGGCGCGGGCGCGGCTCAGGGCGATGGCGGAGACGAGCGACGGCTTCGAGATCGCCCGGCGCGACCTGGAGATCCGCGGGCCCGGCGAGTTTCTCGGCGCGAAGCAGTCGGGCGCCCCGCTGCTGCGTTTCGCGGACCTCACCGACGACGCGCTGTTGCTCGACTGGGCGCGCGAGCTGGCGCCGAAGATGCTCGACCAGCATCCCGAGCTCGCGCAGAAGCATGTCGACCGTTGGTTGGGCAGCAAGGCGGAGTACCTGAAAGCCTAG
- a CDS encoding TIGR01777 family oxidoreductase, protein MTTPSVPNPDAAGVPALHFADAPQHVLLTGGTGFVGRHLVAALRADGHSVTVWTRDVAAAARRFGATVRCVRQLDEIPATPAVDVVVNLAGARIVGPRWTAARQAVLLASRAGLTDDLVAWIARRPVKPWLMLSGSAVGYYGVQPQGDVAELTEASPPQPLFMSRLCQAWEASAHAAAAHGVRVNCLRFGLVLGHGGALPGLLMPVKMGVGGRLGTGRQWVSWIHLQDLLGAMAHVWRVAATPGAPAEPQAWNFTAPEALQQEDFMRTAAQVLHRPFWLPMPATPVRLALGEQADVLLEGQRVAPKRLTDTGFRFRFPDARSALQDLC, encoded by the coding sequence ATGACCACGCCATCCGTTCCGAACCCCGATGCCGCGGGCGTGCCGGCGCTGCACTTCGCTGACGCGCCGCAGCATGTGCTGCTCACGGGCGGCACGGGCTTCGTCGGGCGCCACCTGGTCGCGGCGCTGCGGGCCGACGGCCACAGCGTGACCGTGTGGACGCGCGATGTGGCCGCCGCCGCCCGGCGCTTCGGCGCGACGGTGCGCTGTGTCCGGCAGCTCGACGAGATACCGGCGACGCCTGCGGTCGACGTGGTGGTCAACCTGGCCGGCGCGCGCATCGTCGGTCCGCGTTGGACGGCCGCGCGCCAGGCCGTCCTGCTCGCGAGTCGTGCCGGGCTGACCGATGACCTGGTCGCGTGGATCGCCCGGCGCCCCGTGAAGCCGTGGCTGATGCTGTCCGGCTCGGCGGTCGGCTATTACGGCGTGCAGCCGCAGGGCGATGTGGCAGAGCTGACCGAGGCGAGCCCGCCGCAGCCGCTCTTCATGTCGCGCCTGTGCCAGGCGTGGGAGGCGTCGGCACACGCTGCTGCCGCGCACGGCGTGCGCGTGAACTGCCTGCGTTTCGGCCTGGTGCTGGGACACGGCGGTGCGTTGCCGGGGCTGCTGATGCCGGTGAAGATGGGTGTCGGCGGACGGCTCGGCACCGGCCGGCAGTGGGTGTCGTGGATCCATCTGCAGGATCTGCTGGGCGCCATGGCCCACGTGTGGCGCGTCGCGGCGACCCCCGGTGCGCCCGCCGAACCGCAGGCCTGGAATTTCACGGCGCCCGAAGCCTTGCAGCAGGAGGACTTCATGCGCACCGCCGCGCAGGTGCTGCACCGTCCGTTCTGGCTGCCGATGCCGGCCACGCCGGTGCGTCTCGCGCTCGGCGAGCAGGCCGACGTGCTGCTGGAAGGCCAGCGCGTGGCGCCGAAGCGGCTGACGGACACTGGCTTCCGCTTCCGTTTCCCCGATGCGCGCAGCGCGCTGCAGGACCTCTGCTGA
- the queA gene encoding tRNA preQ1(34) S-adenosylmethionine ribosyltransferase-isomerase QueA, producing the protein MRAFTLSDFDFALPPDLVAQHPATERTASRLLDGTGDAPVDRIFRDLPSLLKRGDLLVFNDTRVVKARLFGEKPTGGKLELLVERVLTGNETVCHMKVSKKPPVGTTLAMVGGFSATLLGRWPDEDGALFRFAFQSPAGEDPYALMARCGHVPLPPYIAHTDSAEDERRYQTVFARVPGAVAAPTAALHFDEGLLAQLEARGVQRANVTLHVGAGTFQPVKTENIAEHTMHAERYEVPEATQRAIADCKARGGRVVAVGTTTVRTLESWAKSGEAAGDTRIFITPGFAFAHVDLLITNFHLPKSTLMMLVSALAGYERVMALYAHAIAQRYRFFSYGDAMLLARQD; encoded by the coding sequence ATGCGCGCCTTCACGCTTTCCGACTTCGACTTCGCCCTGCCGCCCGATCTGGTCGCGCAGCACCCCGCCACCGAACGCACCGCCTCCCGCCTGCTCGACGGCACCGGAGACGCGCCGGTCGACCGCATCTTCCGCGACCTGCCGAGCCTGCTGAAGCGCGGCGACCTGCTGGTCTTCAACGACACCCGTGTGGTCAAGGCGCGTCTGTTTGGCGAGAAGCCGACGGGTGGCAAGCTGGAGCTGCTGGTCGAGCGCGTCCTCACCGGCAACGAGACCGTCTGCCACATGAAGGTCAGCAAGAAGCCGCCCGTCGGTACCACGCTGGCGATGGTCGGCGGCTTCAGCGCCACGCTGCTCGGCCGCTGGCCGGACGAAGACGGCGCCCTCTTCCGCTTCGCCTTCCAGAGCCCGGCCGGCGAAGACCCGTACGCACTGATGGCGCGCTGCGGCCACGTGCCCCTGCCGCCCTACATCGCGCACACCGATTCCGCCGAGGACGAGCGCCGCTACCAGACCGTGTTCGCGCGCGTCCCCGGCGCCGTGGCCGCACCGACCGCGGCGCTGCACTTCGACGAAGGCCTGCTCGCGCAGCTCGAAGCGCGTGGCGTGCAGCGCGCCAATGTCACGCTGCACGTCGGCGCCGGCACCTTCCAGCCGGTAAAGACCGAGAACATCGCCGAGCACACCATGCATGCCGAGCGCTACGAGGTGCCTGAAGCCACGCAGCGCGCCATCGCCGACTGCAAGGCGCGCGGCGGCCGGGTCGTCGCGGTCGGCACGACGACCGTGCGCACGCTCGAGTCGTGGGCCAAGAGCGGCGAAGCCGCCGGCGACACGCGCATCTTCATCACGCCGGGCTTCGCCTTCGCGCACGTCGACCTGCTGATCACCAACTTCCACCTCCCCAAGAGCACGCTGATGATGCTGGTGAGCGCCCTGGCCGGCTACGAGCGCGTGATGGCGCTGTATGCCCACGCCATCGCCCAGCGCTACCGCTTCTTCAGCTACGGCGACGCCATGCTGCTGGCACGACAGGACTGA
- the tgt gene encoding tRNA guanosine(34) transglycosylase Tgt produces the protein MLNFDILTTDPTSHARRGTLTLNHGPVQTPIFMPVGTYGTVKGVMPRSLEEMGAQIILGNTFHLWMRPGLDVMASFGGLHQFEKWNKPILTDSGGFQVWSLGAMRKISEEGVKFASPVNGDKLFLTPEVSMQIQTILNSDIVMQFDECTPYDTNGHITTEAEARTSMELSLRWAARCKTEFARLENPNALFGIVQGGMFENLREESLAALVEMDFPGYAIGGVSVGEPKEQMLHIMGHTPHKLPAHKPRYLMGVGTPEDLVQGVADGVDMFDCVMPTRNARNGTMFTRFGDLKMRNARHKMDPQPVDPSCTCHACAGTSGVSWNDGGREGFSRAYLHHLDRCGEMLGPMLCTIHNLHYYLNLMREIREALDAGRFAEFRQQFKSDRARGV, from the coding sequence ATGCTGAACTTCGACATCCTCACCACCGACCCGACCAGCCACGCGCGCCGCGGCACGCTCACGCTCAACCACGGCCCAGTGCAGACGCCGATCTTCATGCCCGTGGGCACCTACGGCACCGTCAAGGGCGTGATGCCGCGCAGCCTCGAAGAGATGGGCGCGCAGATCATCCTGGGCAACACCTTCCACCTGTGGATGCGCCCGGGTCTCGACGTCATGGCCAGCTTCGGCGGGCTGCACCAGTTCGAGAAGTGGAACAAGCCGATCCTCACCGACTCGGGCGGCTTCCAGGTGTGGTCGCTGGGTGCGATGCGCAAGATCAGCGAGGAAGGCGTGAAGTTCGCGTCGCCGGTCAACGGCGACAAGCTCTTCCTCACGCCCGAGGTCTCGATGCAGATCCAGACCATCCTCAACAGCGACATCGTCATGCAGTTCGACGAATGCACGCCCTACGACACCAACGGCCACATCACGACCGAGGCCGAGGCGCGCACGTCGATGGAACTGAGCCTGCGCTGGGCCGCGCGCTGCAAGACCGAGTTCGCGCGCCTCGAGAACCCGAACGCGCTCTTCGGCATCGTGCAGGGCGGCATGTTCGAGAACCTGCGCGAGGAATCGCTGGCCGCGCTGGTCGAGATGGACTTTCCCGGCTACGCCATCGGCGGCGTGAGCGTGGGCGAGCCCAAGGAACAGATGCTGCACATCATGGGCCACACGCCCCACAAACTGCCGGCGCACAAGCCGCGCTACCTGATGGGCGTGGGCACGCCCGAAGACCTGGTGCAGGGCGTGGCCGACGGCGTCGACATGTTCGACTGCGTGATGCCCACGCGCAATGCGCGTAACGGCACGATGTTCACGCGCTTCGGCGACCTGAAGATGCGCAACGCGCGCCACAAGATGGACCCGCAGCCGGTCGACCCGAGCTGCACCTGCCACGCCTGTGCCGGCACCTCAGGCGTGAGCTGGAACGATGGCGGCCGCGAAGGCTTCAGCCGCGCCTACCTGCACCACCTCGACCGCTGCGGCGAGATGCTCGGGCCGATGCTCTGCACCATCCACAACCTGCACTACTACCTGAACCTGATGCGCGAGATTCGCGAAGCGCTCGACGCCGGGCGCTTCGCCGAGTTCCGGCAGCAGTTCAAGTCGGATCGGGCCCGCGGCGTGTGA
- a CDS encoding DUF3597 domain-containing protein, protein MSIFGKIFSKIFPSANAAEVQAAPAPAPTASAPAAPAPPPSIPLGDVPAILDAMPGAAGLNWRTSIVDLLKLLGLDSSLAARKELASEILYSDGEPGSAEWNIGLHKQVMTRIAANGGTLPAELRD, encoded by the coding sequence ATGAGCATTTTCGGCAAGATTTTTTCCAAGATTTTCCCGTCGGCCAACGCGGCTGAAGTCCAGGCCGCCCCGGCGCCTGCACCCACGGCCAGCGCGCCCGCGGCGCCGGCACCGCCACCCTCGATCCCGCTGGGCGACGTCCCGGCCATCCTGGATGCGATGCCCGGGGCCGCCGGCCTGAACTGGCGCACGTCGATCGTCGATCTGCTCAAGTTGCTCGGCCTGGACAGCAGCCTTGCCGCGCGCAAGGAACTGGCTAGCGAGATCCTCTACAGCGATGGCGAGCCGGGTTCGGCCGAGTGGAACATCGGCCTGCACAAACAGGTGATGACCCGCATCGCCGCGAACGGCGGTACCTTGCCGGCAGAACTGCGCGACTGA